The Nitrosomonas communis genome has a segment encoding these proteins:
- a CDS encoding DUF484 family protein, translated as MKPENVAHYLRKNPQFFVEYAEMLADVRIPHPYENRVISINERQMVSLREKNRLLQEKLHELISIGENNDMIGEKMHQLSVALMESNSLEEMLNRLNDSLRENFSIQQVIVRLWFLKDSPDNQQRPEFTPVSEAVRTAVESMAKPYCGPHLTDEIKQWFGDETPQLQSFSLIPLRRKHTFGLLVMGSPELERFYPDMGTLYLERLSELIAGALIRLGCWNIEAQVHELPRS; from the coding sequence ATGAAACCAGAAAATGTTGCGCACTATCTGCGGAAAAACCCGCAGTTTTTTGTCGAATATGCTGAAATGCTGGCAGATGTCAGGATTCCTCATCCTTACGAAAATCGGGTGATTTCGATCAATGAACGCCAGATGGTTTCGTTACGGGAAAAAAACCGCTTGCTGCAAGAGAAACTGCACGAACTCATCAGTATCGGAGAAAATAACGATATGATTGGTGAAAAAATGCACCAACTGTCGGTTGCTTTGATGGAATCCAATTCGCTCGAAGAAATGCTGAATAGGTTAAATGACAGTCTGCGTGAAAATTTTTCCATCCAACAAGTCATTGTTCGCTTGTGGTTTTTGAAAGATTCCCCTGACAATCAGCAGCGCCCTGAATTCACGCCAGTCAGCGAGGCCGTGCGCACCGCTGTTGAAAGCATGGCAAAGCCTTACTGTGGTCCGCATTTAACAGACGAGATCAAGCAATGGTTTGGAGATGAAACACCTCAGTTACAGTCCTTCTCCCTCATCCCGCTACGCAGGAAACATACCTTTGGGTTACTGGTCATGGGTAGTCCAGAGCTGGAACGGTTTTATCCTGATATGGGCACACTTTATCTAGAAAGGTTAAGCGAGCTCATTGCAGGTGCGCTCATTCGCCTGGGGTGTTGGAATATTGAAGCACAGGTACATGAACTCCCACGC
- a CDS encoding beta strand repeat-containing protein, which yields MAISSQQKEDILALTVATFNAAPSAKIMQELASAVESGMTNQQLADILVATDEFKEGVLKGAVTNEEITANLLKNFGLAAGNTDAASPDAQAEAFFMNRLESGASIGSILLEASAYLTGTPAEEFKPTADLFQNKVTVADVYSREGKGETLDAMQNVLIGVTPTFPTTEAEAEGFVAGKGTGPDNTFHLTTGVDNPRTTTGSDEINGVVDTAANGGTLTNGDNVNGGAGFDTANLVVASSAWPAGATIKDVEKIVFKNVNPAATNLNLSNVTGATELWNSGALKGSVLNLTNIQSNAAIGALNVEGGATQNATFKDGSIGAGGTLTLSTVSSGNSATDRVNVSVGHANTANSAKDVTLSVIAEGKNFVQFADGGGGKSIGGLSAIKVAGGGALDIVAPGGEFNNVTTVDATSNGGGVTLDLTTNNKDVTFTGGAGNDTLILGNFTAADTIDGGGSVDKDGKSSDNDTLIASLANLQAFNKAGSVKNVETLGINLGAPLAANATVNGELFGISNITFNDALNLNGKSLILSNLANNTNVTFKGSAGAGGGTIGVDVKGAVAGADNTATLTFGKDANLGTNKVTVNAGGVETITIATDATSGAGAQLFKLADTALTTLKVTGSDGIGIGDLTASKNITTIDATGVVKDAVGAVGGVFVSVAQNDKSVTFTGGEGGDAYIASAKGDIVTGGLGSDVITLGAGADKLIYNAAAESDGQPAPNGSVDVIGNNTATGDFDVAADSIQFAAALQTGTASFIGNAAFTNTGATQVSFTNVADANPFAVGNQAGGAVKVDLNGDGTSDMTINLVGVTEGEFGASNFSFA from the coding sequence ATGGCTATTTCCTCCCAACAAAAGGAAGATATACTGGCGCTGACGGTAGCTACATTTAATGCTGCTCCGAGTGCAAAAATAATGCAGGAATTGGCTAGTGCGGTTGAGTCTGGCATGACCAATCAACAGCTGGCTGATATTCTGGTGGCAACCGATGAATTTAAGGAAGGGGTTCTGAAGGGCGCCGTGACCAATGAAGAAATTACAGCCAACCTGCTGAAAAATTTCGGTCTGGCGGCAGGCAATACGGACGCGGCCAGCCCGGATGCTCAAGCAGAGGCCTTTTTCATGAACCGCCTCGAATCAGGCGCAAGCATAGGAAGTATCCTGCTGGAAGCAAGTGCGTATCTTACAGGCACTCCTGCTGAAGAATTCAAGCCTACTGCTGATCTGTTCCAAAACAAGGTTACGGTGGCTGATGTCTATTCCAGAGAGGGAAAAGGCGAAACTCTGGATGCAATGCAAAATGTGCTGATAGGCGTAACACCGACATTTCCTACGACAGAAGCTGAAGCTGAAGGGTTTGTAGCTGGAAAAGGTACTGGTCCTGACAACACTTTCCATCTTACTACCGGTGTGGATAACCCTCGAACCACTACTGGCAGCGATGAAATCAATGGTGTGGTTGATACAGCAGCTAATGGTGGTACGCTGACCAATGGCGATAATGTGAACGGCGGTGCTGGTTTCGATACCGCTAATTTGGTTGTTGCTAGTAGTGCATGGCCTGCAGGCGCTACTATCAAAGACGTTGAAAAAATCGTATTTAAAAATGTCAATCCTGCTGCTACTAATCTAAACCTGTCGAATGTGACCGGTGCTACGGAGTTGTGGAACTCTGGCGCCCTTAAAGGCTCGGTTCTGAATTTGACAAACATTCAAAGCAACGCTGCTATCGGAGCCCTGAATGTTGAGGGGGGCGCTACACAGAACGCTACCTTTAAAGATGGCTCAATTGGTGCGGGTGGTACGCTCACTCTGTCTACTGTCTCTTCCGGTAACAGCGCGACGGATCGTGTGAATGTATCCGTAGGACATGCGAACACAGCCAATAGCGCAAAAGATGTGACGCTGTCCGTGATCGCGGAAGGCAAAAATTTTGTGCAATTTGCTGACGGAGGCGGAGGAAAATCTATTGGTGGGCTGAGTGCGATTAAAGTAGCTGGCGGCGGTGCACTGGATATTGTGGCTCCAGGCGGCGAGTTCAACAATGTGACCACAGTAGATGCTACAAGTAACGGCGGTGGCGTCACACTCGATCTGACTACTAACAACAAGGATGTCACGTTCACTGGCGGCGCTGGCAATGACACACTCATTCTAGGAAATTTCACTGCTGCCGATACCATTGATGGTGGCGGCTCGGTAGATAAAGATGGCAAGAGCAGCGATAATGACACGCTCATCGCCTCACTGGCCAACCTGCAAGCTTTTAACAAGGCAGGTTCAGTGAAGAATGTGGAAACCCTCGGCATCAATTTAGGTGCTCCGCTGGCTGCGAACGCAACCGTGAATGGCGAATTGTTCGGTATCAGCAACATTACTTTTAATGATGCGCTTAATCTGAATGGCAAATCTCTGATTCTGTCGAATCTGGCTAATAACACCAATGTGACCTTCAAGGGTTCTGCAGGCGCAGGCGGTGGTACAATTGGCGTAGATGTCAAAGGCGCTGTTGCCGGTGCCGACAATACTGCGACGCTGACTTTCGGTAAAGACGCTAATCTCGGTACCAACAAAGTGACGGTCAATGCCGGTGGCGTGGAAACCATCACTATCGCAACCGATGCGACGTCTGGCGCTGGTGCTCAGCTCTTTAAGCTGGCCGATACTGCCCTGACTACGCTGAAGGTGACCGGCTCGGATGGGATCGGTATTGGCGATCTGACTGCCAGCAAAAATATCACCACCATTGATGCGACCGGTGTAGTGAAGGATGCTGTTGGTGCCGTAGGCGGTGTATTTGTATCTGTTGCTCAAAATGACAAATCTGTGACCTTCACAGGTGGTGAAGGCGGGGATGCTTACATTGCCTCGGCTAAGGGTGACATCGTGACCGGCGGTCTGGGCAGTGACGTGATCACTTTGGGTGCGGGCGCTGACAAGCTGATTTACAATGCTGCAGCAGAATCGGATGGCCAACCTGCTCCCAACGGCAGCGTGGACGTTATCGGTAATAATACGGCTACTGGTGACTTCGACGTGGCTGCGGATTCCATTCAATTTGCTGCCGCCCTGCAGACAGGTACTGCCAGCTTTATCGGTAACGCTGCCTTTACCAACACTGGCGCTACACAAGTTAGCTTTACTAATGTGGCCGATGCTAACCCGTTCGCAGTTGGAAACCAAGCGGGTGGTGCGGTGAAAGTTGACTTGAATGGTGATGGTACGTCCGACATGACGATTAACTTGGTTGGTGTGACCGAAGGCGAATTCGGTGCGTCCAACTTCAGTTTCGCCTGA
- a CDS encoding class I SAM-dependent methyltransferase → MDKDWSQGYFTEIGYTFGYYREISPVFIRFCLLLQGVMPPESATPNYCELGIGQGLSLNLHGATTPGRFFGTDFNPEHAAFAQNLARAAALPLDIRDESFEEFLHADLPPMDYIALHGIWTWVSTENHQQIVNFARKFLKPGGVLYLSYNCFPGWAPAAPLRQLFALHDRFASRAQGAFARMDSAIQFSERLLDANSAYARAVPGVKERLTKIKEQNRNYIAHEFFNRDWNVMYFADVAERLADAKLEFAASATPLNAIDAINLSPEAQEMMREVTHPVLKEQMRDYFTFAQFRKDIFMRGVCRLTDQEKSQRLLNTRFVLMSWPEDIPRKVTGNWVEGNLQPEIYNPLLAVLAEREFAPKTLRSLCAAMANIANAQQVLQAVTILVGMGHLAPCQDEETVKKVRTSSDHLNNVILNRAVFSRDIAYLAAPVTGGAVSVNRMQQLFLLAKERKTADPAAFVWQIFKDNNERIVKEGQVIENDEESLKEIKANYASFAAKAMPLLKAMGILH, encoded by the coding sequence ATGGATAAAGATTGGTCACAAGGGTATTTCACTGAAATCGGCTATACGTTTGGTTACTATCGCGAGATTTCACCTGTTTTCATCCGTTTTTGCCTGTTGCTGCAAGGTGTAATGCCACCCGAGTCAGCCACACCAAATTATTGTGAACTTGGCATCGGGCAAGGATTGTCACTCAATCTGCATGGTGCTACGACACCCGGGCGCTTCTTTGGAACGGACTTCAATCCTGAACATGCGGCATTCGCCCAAAATCTGGCGAGAGCTGCCGCCTTACCGCTCGATATTCGGGATGAAAGCTTTGAGGAATTTTTGCATGCCGATCTGCCTCCAATGGATTACATCGCTCTGCATGGTATCTGGACTTGGGTGAGCACTGAGAATCACCAACAGATCGTTAATTTTGCACGTAAATTCCTGAAACCAGGTGGTGTACTCTACCTGAGTTATAACTGTTTCCCTGGCTGGGCGCCAGCTGCGCCGCTGCGTCAATTGTTCGCACTACATGACCGTTTCGCTAGTCGTGCGCAAGGTGCGTTCGCGCGCATGGATTCTGCGATTCAGTTTTCAGAGCGTTTACTGGATGCCAATTCGGCCTACGCACGCGCAGTGCCAGGCGTTAAAGAACGGCTAACCAAGATCAAGGAGCAAAATCGAAATTATATCGCGCATGAATTTTTTAACCGCGATTGGAACGTCATGTATTTCGCGGATGTGGCCGAGCGCCTGGCAGATGCCAAACTCGAATTTGCCGCTTCAGCCACCCCGCTCAATGCAATTGATGCCATCAACCTCAGCCCAGAAGCCCAGGAGATGATGAGGGAAGTCACTCATCCTGTACTCAAGGAGCAGATGCGTGACTACTTCACTTTTGCTCAGTTCCGTAAAGATATTTTTATGAGAGGGGTGTGCCGCTTGACGGATCAGGAAAAGAGCCAGCGTTTGCTGAATACACGTTTCGTCTTGATGAGCTGGCCGGAAGATATTCCGCGCAAGGTTACGGGAAACTGGGTCGAGGGAAATTTGCAACCAGAAATCTATAATCCCCTTCTGGCTGTCTTGGCCGAGCGTGAGTTCGCACCCAAGACCCTCCGTAGTCTGTGCGCAGCAATGGCTAATATAGCGAACGCACAACAAGTGCTGCAAGCAGTGACCATTCTGGTGGGTATGGGGCATTTGGCTCCCTGTCAAGATGAGGAAACGGTAAAGAAGGTGCGTACGAGCAGCGATCATCTCAACAATGTGATTCTTAACCGTGCGGTGTTTAGCCGTGACATCGCTTATCTGGCTGCTCCTGTGACAGGTGGGGCTGTCTCAGTAAACCGCATGCAACAGCTTTTCCTGCTGGCCAAGGAACGAAAAACAGCTGACCCCGCGGCGTTCGTTTGGCAGATTTTCAAGGACAACAATGAACGCATCGTCAAAGAAGGACAGGTCATCGAAAATGATGAGGAAAGTTTAAAAGAAATCAAAGCAAACTATGCGAGCTTTGCCGCCAAGGCGATGCCATTACTTAAAGCAATGGGAATCTTGCACTGA
- a CDS encoding sulfite exporter TauE/SafE family protein codes for MDASLISILLGSFTGIVLALTGAGGTIIAVPLLMFSLDLTVAQAAPISLLAVSLSGAIGAWLAFRQKRVRYRAASFIALIGALISPAGIWLAQHLPDISLTLLFAGVLLFVAQHMFRQSMHEGKNEMSTQHSASPCQIDEASGRLIWTIPCFRALALSGTTAGFLSGLLGVGGGFVIVPALRKITNLPILSIMATSLAITALIATTGVISAIIIRAMQWPIALFFCTGTIAGMLLGRMFAERLAGPRLQQGFAILAGGIAAGMITKVIWAILL; via the coding sequence GTGGACGCTAGCTTAATCAGCATTCTGCTCGGTTCATTTACCGGCATTGTGCTTGCCCTGACAGGAGCAGGTGGCACCATCATCGCAGTGCCATTGCTCATGTTCAGCCTGGACCTGACGGTTGCACAAGCTGCTCCCATCAGTTTGCTGGCGGTCAGCTTGTCGGGAGCCATCGGCGCATGGCTGGCGTTCAGACAAAAAAGAGTCAGATACCGGGCAGCTAGTTTCATTGCTTTGATAGGCGCGCTCATCTCACCCGCCGGGATATGGCTAGCACAGCATTTACCCGATATATCCTTGACCTTACTGTTTGCTGGAGTACTTCTCTTTGTTGCCCAGCATATGTTTCGCCAAAGCATGCATGAAGGTAAAAATGAGATGAGCACGCAACATTCCGCTTCTCCTTGTCAGATAGATGAAGCCAGCGGACGTTTAATTTGGACCATACCATGTTTCAGAGCATTAGCATTGTCAGGCACCACAGCAGGTTTCTTGTCAGGTCTGCTGGGCGTAGGAGGAGGATTCGTGATCGTACCCGCCCTCAGGAAAATCACTAATCTTCCCATATTGTCCATAATGGCGACCTCACTGGCAATCACCGCTCTGATTGCTACCACGGGCGTCATTTCAGCGATAATCATTCGCGCGATGCAATGGCCGATAGCCTTATTCTTTTGTACTGGCACGATCGCAGGCATGCTGCTCGGTAGAATGTTTGCCGAGCGTCTTGCCGGCCCCCGGTTACAGCAAGGCTTCGCTATCCTGGCTGGCGGTATTGCAGCAGGTATGATTACCAAAGTGATTTGGGCTATATTACTTTAG
- a CDS encoding bifunctional protein tyrosine phosphatase family protein/NAD(P)/FAD-dependent oxidoreductase: MGIITTKLDEKLSVSGQIGLDDLSEIAAAGYQSVICNRPDYEGGEAQPTSAQLQQAARSLGLQFVYLPVEIGAASTEKSEAFDKLLLELPGPVLAFCKSGSRPKALYQMAKQKQEKPAGEAESVTAACSWTGEAPATAQLSSPSAEKRQSAVPACNWGNVFDIVVIGGGAAGIGVTASLLHRQPSLRIAIIEPSDKHYYQPAWTLVGGGAYDIKDTVRNMVDIIPPKAEWVQAAASGFDPDHNLVHLADGRSIGYHQLIVCPGIRLAWEKIEGIQQTLGKNGVTSNYQFELAPYTWSLTQTLKRGKALFTQPPMPIKCAGAPQKAMYLSCDYWLHQGVLDNIEVEFDSAAAVLFGVADFVPPLMKYVQRYHAKLVFNSNLIKVDGTNKIATFEIKDSEGKASRIDKPFDMLHVTPPQVAPDFLSNSPLADTAGFCEVNPITLQHVRYSNIFSLGDACSSPNAKTAAAARKQIVIVADNLLAAREGKQLPDVYDGYGACPLTVEKGKVILAEFGFGGKLLPTFPLDPTVPRQFTWFLKAKVFPWLYWNGMLKGREWLTRSTNVS, from the coding sequence ATGGGTATAATCACGACTAAACTGGATGAAAAATTGTCTGTTTCCGGCCAGATCGGTCTGGATGATCTGTCAGAAATTGCTGCAGCAGGTTATCAATCGGTTATTTGCAATCGACCCGATTATGAGGGCGGGGAAGCGCAACCTACCAGCGCACAACTGCAACAGGCAGCGCGCTCGCTTGGCCTTCAATTTGTTTATCTACCGGTCGAGATCGGGGCAGCCTCGACTGAAAAAAGTGAAGCATTCGACAAACTGCTGCTTGAATTACCGGGGCCCGTGCTCGCTTTCTGCAAAAGCGGCAGTCGGCCCAAAGCATTGTATCAAATGGCCAAGCAAAAACAGGAAAAGCCGGCAGGTGAAGCAGAATCGGTTACTGCCGCCTGCAGCTGGACAGGCGAAGCCCCTGCGACGGCTCAGCTATCCTCTCCCTCAGCGGAAAAAAGACAGTCAGCAGTTCCTGCCTGCAATTGGGGCAACGTGTTTGATATCGTTGTGATAGGAGGAGGAGCTGCAGGCATCGGCGTTACTGCGAGTTTGTTGCATCGCCAACCTTCCTTACGCATTGCTATCATTGAACCAAGTGATAAGCATTATTATCAGCCGGCCTGGACCTTGGTTGGTGGAGGCGCTTATGACATTAAGGATACGGTAAGGAACATGGTGGATATCATTCCACCCAAAGCTGAATGGGTTCAGGCAGCAGCGAGCGGTTTCGATCCAGACCATAATCTGGTCCATCTGGCGGACGGTCGCTCAATCGGTTATCACCAATTGATTGTTTGTCCCGGGATTCGTCTAGCATGGGAAAAAATCGAAGGTATCCAGCAAACGCTCGGCAAAAATGGGGTGACTTCCAACTATCAATTCGAGCTGGCGCCTTATACCTGGTCGCTGACGCAAACTCTCAAAAGAGGTAAGGCATTGTTCACCCAGCCCCCTATGCCGATCAAATGCGCTGGTGCACCACAGAAAGCCATGTATCTTTCATGCGATTACTGGCTGCACCAGGGCGTGCTGGATAATATTGAAGTCGAATTCGATAGCGCCGCTGCAGTACTGTTTGGGGTCGCTGATTTTGTGCCGCCATTGATGAAATATGTGCAGCGCTATCATGCCAAACTGGTCTTCAACTCTAATCTGATCAAAGTCGATGGCACCAACAAAATTGCCACTTTTGAAATCAAAGACAGCGAAGGCAAAGCCTCACGTATAGACAAACCATTTGATATGTTGCATGTCACGCCGCCCCAGGTCGCGCCGGATTTTCTGAGTAACAGTCCTTTGGCAGATACAGCGGGCTTCTGTGAAGTCAATCCTATAACTTTGCAGCATGTGCGTTACTCCAATATTTTCTCGCTCGGAGATGCCTGCTCCTCGCCCAACGCCAAAACAGCAGCGGCAGCTAGAAAGCAAATCGTGATCGTAGCTGATAATCTGCTGGCAGCCAGAGAAGGCAAACAGCTTCCCGATGTTTACGACGGCTATGGTGCCTGTCCACTAACCGTGGAAAAGGGTAAGGTGATTCTGGCCGAATTTGGTTTTGGCGGAAAATTGCTACCTACTTTTCCGCTTGATCCGACTGTCCCAAGGCAATTCACCTGGTTTCTCAAAGCCAAAGTGTTCCCTTGGCTGTATTGGAATGGCATGCTGAAAGGCCGTGAGTGGCTAACCCGCTCAACCAATGTAAGCTGA
- a CDS encoding ArsR/SmtB family transcription factor: MLSNRASAAQACALLKALANEDRLLILCQLAQGEKNVGELEQSLGIRQPTLSQQLTVLREEKLVNTERKGKYIYYCLASQAALHIMQTLYHLYCIDHSPHPQKKSSHLKLKKPIPSGGEKNGYNHD, encoded by the coding sequence ATGCTGTCCAATCGGGCATCCGCTGCACAGGCATGCGCCTTGCTGAAAGCACTGGCTAATGAAGATCGTTTACTCATTCTTTGCCAGCTCGCACAAGGTGAAAAAAATGTGGGCGAACTTGAGCAATCGCTTGGAATCCGACAACCGACCCTGTCACAGCAGCTTACCGTGCTGCGGGAAGAAAAACTGGTCAATACTGAGCGCAAGGGCAAATATATCTATTACTGCCTGGCTAGTCAGGCAGCATTACACATTATGCAAACGCTGTATCATCTTTATTGCATCGATCACAGTCCTCACCCTCAGAAAAAAAGCAGTCATCTTAAGCTGAAAAAACCAATCCCTTCTGGAGGAGAAAAAAATGGGTATAATCACGACTAA
- a CDS encoding YeeE/YedE family protein, whose product MSTIFIALLSGLIFGIGLIWSQMANPAKVLAFLDMTGSWDPSLAFVMLGAISVGIVAFALARRHGRTFLGSSISLPTSRVIDKRLVLGSLAFGIGWGMAGVCPGPGLVLVGSGSLHGMVFVAAMLLGMAIFELVERYRARQAKQQDG is encoded by the coding sequence ATGAGCACGATATTCATCGCATTACTCTCGGGTTTGATCTTTGGCATCGGGTTGATTTGGTCGCAGATGGCAAATCCAGCCAAAGTCCTGGCATTTCTTGATATGACTGGCTCTTGGGACCCATCTCTGGCCTTTGTCATGCTGGGTGCAATCAGTGTTGGTATAGTTGCTTTTGCCTTAGCACGCCGCCACGGCAGAACCTTCCTGGGCTCATCCATTTCGCTGCCTACATCTCGCGTGATCGATAAACGGCTGGTGTTAGGTAGTTTGGCGTTTGGTATCGGTTGGGGTATGGCTGGCGTCTGCCCAGGCCCTGGTCTGGTGCTGGTTGGATCAGGCAGTCTGCACGGTATGGTATTTGTCGCAGCGATGTTGCTTGGTATGGCTATTTTTGAGTTAGTGGAACGATACCGTGCCCGCCAGGCCAAGCAACAAGATGGATAG
- a CDS encoding YeeE/YedE family protein produces MTIDWIHFTPASALAGGMVIGIATAILLLFAGRIAGISGIVGGLFRRQPGDIGWRFAFASGLILAPIIWQLFNELPPIQIDTSYLIMALTGLIVGLGTRYASGCTSGHGVCGLSRMSPRSIVATLTFITAGVVTVYLIRHLLS; encoded by the coding sequence ATGACCATTGATTGGATACATTTCACACCTGCATCTGCGCTGGCTGGCGGCATGGTGATTGGGATTGCCACTGCGATCCTGTTATTGTTTGCCGGCCGGATTGCCGGCATCTCCGGTATTGTCGGAGGTTTATTCAGGCGACAGCCAGGTGATATCGGCTGGCGATTTGCTTTTGCTTCCGGGCTCATCCTGGCACCTATTATCTGGCAGTTGTTTAATGAACTACCCCCGATTCAAATAGACACCAGCTACCTAATAATGGCTCTGACAGGGTTGATCGTGGGTCTGGGTACTCGTTATGCCTCAGGCTGCACCAGCGGACATGGCGTATGCGGGTTATCACGCATGTCGCCCCGTTCGATCGTGGCGACGCTCACATTCATCACTGCAGGCGTAGTCACGGTTTACCTCATCAGACATCTACTGAGCTGA
- a CDS encoding MBL fold metallo-hydrolase — protein MQPNIQAFFDPATWTVTYVVFDERGGSCAIIDPVLDYDPKAGRTKTVSADKLISFIHEQHLTVEWILETHAHADHLSSADYLKGKLGGKTAIGDHIPVVQQTFKKLFNMEATFSPDGSQFDHLLADGESFGVGKLTAKAISVSGHTPADMAYQFEDAIFIGDTLFMPDIGTARADFPGGDARQLYHSIRKLLDFPPDTRLFMCHDYPPKGRDVQWQSTVAEERAHNIHVHDGVSEEEFVAMRTARDATLEMPVLMLPSVQFNVRAGQMPPAEDNGIAYFKIPINVI, from the coding sequence ATGCAACCAAACATCCAAGCATTCTTTGACCCGGCTACTTGGACAGTGACTTACGTGGTGTTTGATGAGCGAGGCGGAAGTTGTGCCATTATTGATCCTGTGCTCGATTACGATCCAAAAGCGGGTAGAACGAAAACGGTTTCTGCCGATAAATTGATTTCATTTATTCATGAGCAGCATTTGACTGTGGAGTGGATTCTCGAAACGCATGCACATGCTGATCACCTCTCCTCTGCGGATTACCTGAAAGGAAAGCTCGGAGGAAAAACAGCGATAGGCGATCACATCCCGGTGGTGCAGCAAACTTTCAAGAAGCTGTTCAATATGGAAGCCACATTTTCCCCGGATGGGTCGCAATTCGATCATTTGCTGGCGGATGGCGAATCGTTCGGTGTGGGCAAATTGACTGCCAAAGCCATTTCAGTTTCGGGGCATACGCCAGCCGACATGGCTTATCAGTTTGAAGATGCTATTTTTATCGGTGATACCTTATTCATGCCGGATATAGGTACCGCTCGTGCTGATTTTCCGGGAGGAGATGCACGTCAGCTTTATCATTCCATCCGTAAATTACTGGATTTTCCACCAGATACAAGATTGTTCATGTGTCATGATTACCCGCCCAAAGGTCGTGATGTTCAGTGGCAAAGCACAGTAGCGGAAGAACGTGCTCACAATATTCATGTTCATGATGGTGTCAGCGAAGAAGAATTTGTTGCGATGCGCACTGCGCGTGATGCGACCCTGGAGATGCCGGTGCTGATGCTGCCATCCGTACAGTTCAATGTACGCGCAGGCCAAATGCCTCCTGCAGAAGATAACGGGATTGCTTATTTTAAAATACCGATCAATGTAATTTGA